In Chryseobacterium gleum, a single genomic region encodes these proteins:
- a CDS encoding trypsin-like peptidase domain-containing protein translates to MKSTLKKLLPFAVVGVISGATTVGALQYFGPGSNNGDQSYFTTAAPNTSFAGMNTAAVGDDFVKAAKTTVPAVVTIKNYQSRTSSRASEQDLFDFFFGDPFGGRGQQRQKQQQAPDNMPSGMGSGVIISPDGYIISNNHVVAGANKLEVVLSNKKSYIATLVGTDPNTDISLLKIEEKGLPYLNFANSDNIDVGQWVLAVGNPLGLNSTVTAGIVSAKGRGIGILGSQGKAANPIESFIQTDAAINPGNSGGALVNTNGELIGINSAIQSTTGYYQGYGFAVPSNLARKIVEDIKKFGIVQRGFLGVQSLDLSNDQLVSSYNQQYKTNLKVGSGIYITGFGENSGAEDAGLKKGDIITKVDSYDITDFADLSMSIGSKRPGDKVQVTYVRNGKEGTTNVTLRDQKGGTSTRTKADLSVTEKIGAEFQSIDDRTKAYYGLNSGVVAKNVIEGGEMAKAGIVDGYIITEINGKPINSQKDVESLLNKFSGTAQIKYMDDYGRNYQRGFKMP, encoded by the coding sequence ATGAAGAGTACTTTAAAAAAACTATTACCATTTGCAGTAGTTGGGGTAATTTCCGGAGCTACTACCGTTGGAGCTTTACAATATTTCGGACCTGGTTCCAACAATGGAGATCAATCTTATTTCACAACAGCCGCACCAAACACGTCGTTCGCAGGAATGAATACGGCAGCTGTAGGTGATGACTTTGTAAAAGCAGCTAAAACAACCGTTCCGGCTGTAGTTACCATTAAAAATTATCAAAGCAGAACTTCAAGCAGAGCTTCAGAGCAGGATTTGTTTGACTTTTTCTTCGGAGATCCTTTCGGGGGAAGAGGCCAGCAGAGACAGAAGCAGCAGCAGGCTCCTGATAATATGCCATCAGGAATGGGTTCAGGGGTAATCATCTCGCCGGATGGTTATATTATTTCAAATAACCACGTTGTGGCCGGAGCTAATAAGCTGGAAGTCGTATTAAGCAACAAAAAATCATATATTGCTACCTTGGTAGGTACAGACCCTAACACAGATATCTCTTTACTAAAGATTGAAGAAAAAGGTCTGCCTTATCTGAATTTTGCCAACTCTGACAATATTGATGTAGGACAATGGGTGCTTGCAGTAGGAAATCCGCTGGGGTTAAACTCTACAGTAACGGCCGGTATTGTTTCTGCGAAAGGAAGAGGTATCGGAATTTTAGGAAGCCAGGGAAAAGCGGCTAACCCTATCGAAAGTTTCATTCAGACGGATGCAGCCATCAACCCGGGTAACTCCGGAGGTGCTTTGGTGAATACTAATGGAGAGCTTATCGGGATTAACTCGGCAATTCAATCTACTACAGGATATTACCAGGGATACGGATTTGCAGTTCCTTCCAACCTGGCAAGAAAAATCGTTGAGGATATCAAGAAATTCGGTATTGTACAGCGTGGATTCTTAGGAGTTCAGTCTCTGGATCTTTCAAATGATCAATTGGTAAGTTCATACAATCAGCAATATAAAACGAACCTAAAAGTAGGGTCCGGAATCTATATTACAGGATTTGGTGAAAACAGCGGTGCTGAAGATGCAGGTTTGAAAAAAGGAGATATTATTACGAAAGTAGACAGCTATGACATTACTGATTTCGCAGATCTTTCTATGTCTATCGGAAGCAAGCGTCCGGGTGATAAAGTACAGGTGACGTATGTGAGAAATGGTAAAGAAGGAACAACGAATGTGACGCTTAGAGATCAAAAAGGAGGAACTTCCACAAGAACAAAAGCAGATCTTAGCGTAACTGAAAAAATCGGAGCAGAGTTCCAGAGCATTGATGACAGAACAAAAGCATATTACGGCCTGAATAGCGGCGTTGTTGCCAAAAATGTCATAGAGGGAGGAGAAATGGCCAAAGCAGGAATTGTAGACGGTTATATCATTACAGAAATCAATGGTAAGCCTATAAACTCTCAGAAAGACGTAGAAAGTTTATTAAATAAGTTCTCCGGAACCGCACAAATAAAATATATGGACGACTACGGAAGAAATTATCAGAGAGGGTTTAAAATGCCTTAA
- a CDS encoding RidA family protein has translation MKQVINTVNAPAAIGPYSQANMANGVLYISGQIPVDPATGKLVEGIEKETHQVMKNLEAILTEAGMTFKNVVKATIFLKNMDDFAVMNDIYASYLDSESYPARETVQVSCLPKNVDIEISMIAHQD, from the coding sequence ATGAAACAAGTAATCAACACAGTTAATGCACCTGCAGCTATCGGGCCTTATTCACAAGCTAATATGGCAAACGGGGTTTTGTATATCTCCGGACAGATTCCTGTGGACCCTGCAACTGGAAAATTGGTTGAAGGAATTGAAAAAGAAACGCACCAGGTAATGAAAAACCTTGAAGCGATCCTTACTGAAGCCGGCATGACTTTCAAAAACGTTGTAAAAGCTACAATCTTCTTAAAGAATATGGATGATTTCGCTGTAATGAATGATATCTATGCTTCTTACCTGGACTCTGAAAGCTATCCTGCCCGTGAAACAGTACAGGTTTCATGCTTGCCTAAAAATGTGGATATCGAAATTTCTATGATTGCACATCAGGATTAA
- a CDS encoding rhodanese-related sulfurtransferase, translating to MQLYNTLSAEERAKLIDEAGKDRLTLSFYAYAKIEDPKKFRDELFIAWNALDALGRIYVATEGINAQMSVPADQFEAFRDTLEAYDFMKGIRLNVAVDQDNYSFLKLTIKVRNKIVADGLNDETFDVTNKGIHLKAKEFNNMLEDPNTIVVDFRNHYESEVGHFEGAITPDVENFRESLPIINEQLQDFKEDKNLLMYCTGGIRCEKASAYFKHQGFKNVYQLEGGIIEYTRQIKEEGIKSKFIGKNFVFDHRLGERITDDIIAQCHQCGKPCDNHTNCANDACHLLFIQCEECKAAMENCCSTECLDTIHLPWDEQVKLRKGLQVGNKVFRKGKSDALKFKKSGDLPDKPLAKAETKNIRQKIAVKKELIGKAEHYYSKSKIAQFLIENKDLSVGDRILISGPTTGEQEITVNQIYANGGPCETAKPGDQVTFELPFRVRLSDKLYRILENA from the coding sequence ATGCAACTGTATAACACCTTAAGCGCAGAAGAAAGAGCTAAACTTATTGATGAAGCCGGTAAAGACCGCCTTACTTTGTCTTTCTATGCGTATGCCAAAATTGAAGATCCCAAAAAATTTCGCGACGAATTATTTATAGCCTGGAATGCACTGGATGCACTTGGCCGTATTTATGTTGCTACTGAAGGAATTAATGCTCAGATGAGTGTTCCTGCAGATCAGTTTGAGGCTTTTCGTGATACGCTGGAAGCTTATGACTTCATGAAAGGAATCCGCTTGAATGTAGCGGTAGATCAGGACAATTATTCTTTTTTAAAATTAACCATAAAAGTCAGAAACAAAATTGTTGCTGACGGTCTGAATGACGAAACTTTTGATGTTACCAATAAAGGTATTCATCTTAAAGCTAAGGAGTTCAATAATATGCTGGAAGATCCTAATACGATTGTAGTAGACTTCAGAAACCATTACGAGAGTGAAGTGGGGCACTTTGAAGGAGCCATTACGCCGGATGTGGAAAACTTCAGGGAAAGTCTACCGATTATTAATGAACAACTGCAGGATTTTAAAGAAGATAAAAACCTGTTGATGTATTGTACCGGTGGTATCCGTTGTGAAAAAGCCAGTGCTTACTTCAAACATCAGGGCTTCAAAAATGTTTATCAGCTGGAAGGTGGAATCATTGAATACACGCGACAGATAAAAGAAGAAGGTATCAAAAGTAAGTTCATTGGTAAAAACTTTGTATTTGACCACCGTTTGGGAGAAAGAATTACAGATGATATTATCGCACAGTGCCACCAGTGTGGTAAGCCTTGTGATAATCATACGAACTGTGCTAATGACGCTTGCCATTTGTTATTTATCCAATGTGAAGAATGTAAAGCTGCCATGGAAAACTGCTGTTCTACAGAATGCCTGGATACCATACATTTGCCTTGGGATGAGCAGGTAAAACTGAGAAAAGGACTGCAGGTTGGCAATAAAGTATTCAGAAAAGGAAAATCGGATGCTTTGAAGTTTAAAAAATCAGGTGACTTACCGGACAAGCCTCTGGCAAAAGCTGAAACAAAAAATATCCGTCAGAAAATTGCTGTTAAAAAAGAGCTGATCGGAAAAGCGGAACATTACTATTCAAAATCAAAAATTGCACAGTTCTTAATTGAAAACAAAGACCTGTCAGTAGGAGATAGAATATTGATTTCAGGTCCTACAACGGGAGAGCAGGAAATTACTGTTAATCAGATCTACGCCAACGGAGGTCCTTGTGAAACTGCAAAACCGGGAGATCAGGTTACTTTCGAGCTTCCGTTCAGAGTTCGTCTGTCTGATAAACTGTATAGAATTTTGGAGAACGCATAA